CGCAAATGGAGGATACCCTGCAGCTCGCCTGGAGGTCGCCGCACACCGGAGCTTCCGCGCAGGACCTGCTGATCGACCGAAGGAGGCACGACGCTCCCCGTTTCGGAATGGCCTCCCGGGACCGGGGAAAAGTCCTCAGCGGGGCAACGCAATGGCGGGTCCTCTGGATGCGGTGAAGGGCGGCTTTCATTTGACATCCCGGCGGCTTGCCCTATAATTAAAAATTCCGCAACGCGTGGCGGTGTAGCTCAGACGGTTAGAGCATGCGGCTCATATCCGCAGTGTCCGGGGTTCAATTCCCTGCACCGCCACCATTTTTTCTTCCACCTTCCATCAGGGAATTGAACCGGCTTCGGGCGCCGACGAGCAGGAGCCCCGCCCGCGGATTCAGGAAAACCTGACCGCTGGGGTCCCCTGCATCGATACGGCACGCGGGGAGATCAGCGCGACGCACGGGAGCGCGTCAGCCCGAAGCCGCGCCGCTCATGGCGCCCCACTCCCGAATACGAGGCGCTCCCTGGGGTACCCCGTAGGATAAAGCATGAGGGGCAATGGCCGTGCATAGCCGAGCCCCAGGCGGTCAATTCCCTGCACCGCCACCATTTTTGTTAGAGTCCCCGTGAGTGTGTAAATCGGCAATGGGGTTGGGTTGGCGGTTGACAGTGCCGGCCACCGCGTGGTTCTCATCTTTTCGTGATCTCGCCAAAGACACGGAAAGAAGGAGGACACCGCAACGATGGCCGACGACCTCAGGATGGCATTGACGGATTTGCTGCGCAAGGCGGAGATGACCGGCGACGTGGATTTTCTGCGAGATGGGGTCCGGATCCTGGGGCAAACGCTGATGGATCTTGAGGTTTCCCAGCATCTTCGGGCGGAGAAGCACGAGCGGACGGCGGAGCGCGCTGGACAACGGAACGGGTATCGCCCCCGCCAGTGGGACACGCGGGTGGGGACGGTGGAACTGCAGGTCCCGCGGGTGAGGGACGGCTCGTTCTTCCCCAGCCTGCTGGAGCCGCGGCGGCGTGCGGAGCGGGCCCTGGTGGGCGTTGTCCAGGAAGCCTACATCCATGGTGTTTCCACCCGGCGGGTGGACGACCTGGTCAAGGCGCTGGGCATGACCGGGATCAGCAAGAGCCAGGTCTCGCGGTTGTGTGAGGAACTCGACGATGAGGTCGAGCGGTTCAAGAACCGTCGCCTGACCGAGGAGTATCCGTATGTCTGGCTGGACGCCACATTCCTGAAAGTCCGGCAGGAGGGGCGCGTCGTGTCGACGGCCGTGGTGATCGCCATCGGGGTGACCGGAACGGGAGAGCGGGAGGTCCTGGGGCTGGACGTAGGCCCTTCCGAGGACGGGGGATTCTGGCTCCAGTTTCTTCGCAGCCTGGTGTCCCGTGGCCTGAAAGGGGTTCGCTTGGTGACCAGCGATTCCCATCAGGGGCTGAAGAACGCGATCGCGGCGACGCTGTCGGGGAGTTGCTGGCAGCGGTGCCGGGTGCACTTCATGCGCAACGCGCTGGCCCACGTGCCGAAGTCCGCGGCGATGATGGTGGCCACCACGATCCGGACCGTCTTCGCGCAGCCGGATGCGGTCAGCTCCCGAGAGCAGTGGCGCCGTGTGGCGGACTCCTTCCGGGACCGGTTCCCTCGCCTGGCGGAGCTGATGGATGAGGCGGAAGACGATGTGCTGGCGTATGTGACCTTCCCCGTGGAGCATTGGCGGCAGATCTGGTCGAACAATCCGCTGGAGCGGGTGAACAAGGAGATCAAGCGGCGCACGAACGTGGTGGGGATCTTCCCGAACACCGAATCGATCGTGCGCTTGGTGGGTTCTGTGCT
The genomic region above belongs to Thermodesulfobacteriota bacterium and contains:
- a CDS encoding IS256 family transposase, producing MADDLRMALTDLLRKAEMTGDVDFLRDGVRILGQTLMDLEVSQHLRAEKHERTAERAGQRNGYRPRQWDTRVGTVELQVPRVRDGSFFPSLLEPRRRAERALVGVVQEAYIHGVSTRRVDDLVKALGMTGISKSQVSRLCEELDDEVERFKNRRLTEEYPYVWLDATFLKVRQEGRVVSTAVVIAIGVTGTGEREVLGLDVGPSEDGGFWLQFLRSLVSRGLKGVRLVTSDSHQGLKNAIAATLSGSCWQRCRVHFMRNALAHVPKSAAMMVATTIRTVFAQPDAVSSREQWRRVADSFRDRFPRLAELMDEAEDDVLAYVTFPVEHWRQIWSNNPLERVNKEIKRRTNVVGIFPNTESIVRLVGSVLSEQHDEWQVAKRYFSAESLAKVTGRLEMIPIPLAAAR